The following are from one region of the Nymphaea colorata isolate Beijing-Zhang1983 chromosome 7, ASM883128v2, whole genome shotgun sequence genome:
- the LOC116258124 gene encoding 20 kDa chaperonin, chloroplastic-like — MATVQLSSSSTSAALASFEGLKPSCVRFSSHSPGTLRVLKRSSVSLSIRAATVVSPKYTSLKPLGDRVLVKIKTVEDKTVGGILLPTTAQTKPQGGEVVAVGEGKTIGKNKVDISVQVGEQVVYSKYAGTEIEFSGSKHLLLKEDDIVGILDGDDIEELKPLNDRVLIKVAEAEEKTAGGLLLTEATKEKPSIGTVVAVGPGPLDNEGCRRPLNITTGNTVLYSKYAGNDFKGSDGSDYITLRVSDVIAALS; from the exons ATGGCTACTGTCCAACTCTCCTCTTCTTCTACTTCTGCCGCTTTGGCGTCGTTCGAGGGCCTGAAACCCTCATGTGTTAGGTTTTCATCACATAGCCCTGGCACCCTGAGAGTCCTGAAGCGGTCCTCCGTGAGCCTCTCCATCAGGGCAGCAACTGTTGTCTCGCCCAAG TACACTAGTCTGAAGCCATTGGGTGACAGAGTGCTTGTGAAAATCAAAACTGTTGAGGATAAAACAGTAGGTGGAATTCTACTTCCGACAACTGCCCAGACCAAACCTCAAGGAGGGGAGGTAGTTGCTGTTGGCGAGGGGAAAACTATTGGCAAGAACAAAGTTGATATCAGTGTTCAG GTTGGTGAACAAGTTGTATACTCAAAGTATGCTGGCACAGAAATTGAGTTTAGTGGAAGCAAGCATCTTTTGTTGAAGGAAGATGACATTGTGGGCATTCTTGATGGTGATGATATAGAAGAACTAAAGCCTCTCAATGATCGTGTTTTAATCAAG GTTGCGGAGGCAGAAGAGAAAACAGCTGGAGGTTTGTTGCTAACAGAAGCAACCAAGGAAAAACCCTCAATTGGCACA GTTGTGGCTGTTGGACCTGGTCCTTTGGATAACGAGGGTTGCCGCAGACCACTAAATATCACTACTGGGAACACCGTCCTGTACTCCAAATATGCCGGAAACGACTTCAAGGGCAGTGATGGATCAGATTACATCACTTTAAGGGTGTCGGATGTAATTGCTGCACTATCTTGA